The following coding sequences lie in one Gemmatimonadales bacterium genomic window:
- a CDS encoding TonB-dependent receptor, producing MHSILLLAMLALPPAPAGPAPADHVLRGRVTDSTGTPIPYALVRVLEVGRNTQTDQDGRYSLGNLPSITARVSFSALGYAPQVRQVALRDTLVELNVVLTASLIELPSIQVTASAIATTSLESPQPVNVMDRSDVEVARSPTLGEMVATVPGVRDLSTGQGIGKPVIRGLTSTNVLVMDNGQRMETQQWGDEHGPNIEAASAERVEIIKGPASVLYGSDAVGGVINVIQPDLPDAIGRSAFLRGNVALGYTGNGPGPDGTVNLEGATGHVGANATFTGRHFGDISTPAGTLDNSGDKTWNAGGNIGVRDSWGNLQGGYVHRAERIEIYENPAEDPGATPWQQVDEDRARLTGQLPVGGAHLDVAAYYEKNVRQEFEEAGATEPSLQLAASTWSGDVKMHHPAVGPFAGIVGLAGLQSSVDKSGEEPLVPDSRTGALGAFIYEQAESGPWSFSLGLRYDYRQLSVDADPELGVVAQTRDYNSVAGSAGALYRLSKISALVANVGRGYRSPTVFELFSNGVHEGTQRYEVGDSTLVPVTSLNIDLAYRLQSSRVRMEVGVFANQLQNFIYPNPTGQIDSTSGLQIYDITQGNSTLYGFEAAVQWHATTVLHFSGTSDYVHGQNTSIDAPLPQIPPFRATYGFRLEAPDRGLLVAPYLGAIGETIAQQTRYPPDDYSPPGYTIFGLGLGTGFQSSRQVIQLDIQVRNLFDTAYRSYLSRYKTYADNPGRNMIVRLSTTF from the coding sequence GTGCATTCCATCTTGCTTCTCGCCATGCTGGCGCTCCCCCCGGCCCCCGCCGGACCAGCCCCGGCTGACCATGTCCTGCGCGGTCGCGTCACAGACTCGACCGGCACGCCGATCCCGTATGCCCTCGTGCGGGTGCTCGAAGTGGGCCGAAACACGCAAACCGACCAAGACGGCCGCTACTCCCTCGGTAACCTGCCGAGTATCACCGCCCGGGTCAGCTTCTCGGCGCTGGGCTACGCCCCCCAGGTCCGTCAGGTCGCGCTCCGCGACACCCTAGTGGAACTCAACGTGGTACTCACGGCCTCCCTCATCGAGCTTCCCTCGATCCAGGTCACCGCGTCGGCCATCGCCACTACCTCGCTTGAATCCCCGCAGCCCGTCAACGTGATGGACCGGTCAGACGTGGAGGTCGCACGGTCCCCGACCCTCGGCGAGATGGTCGCCACCGTGCCGGGCGTCCGCGACCTCAGTACCGGCCAGGGCATCGGCAAGCCGGTCATCCGGGGACTGACCTCGACCAATGTGCTCGTGATGGACAACGGACAGCGCATGGAAACGCAGCAATGGGGCGACGAGCACGGCCCGAATATTGAGGCTGCCAGCGCGGAGCGGGTCGAGATCATCAAGGGGCCGGCGAGCGTGCTGTATGGCTCGGATGCCGTCGGCGGCGTGATCAACGTCATCCAGCCGGACCTCCCCGACGCCATCGGCCGCAGTGCCTTCCTTCGCGGAAATGTGGCGCTGGGATATACCGGGAACGGCCCCGGCCCCGATGGCACGGTGAATCTCGAGGGAGCGACCGGCCACGTCGGCGCCAATGCCACCTTCACCGGCCGGCACTTCGGGGACATCTCGACCCCGGCCGGAACGCTGGACAATAGCGGCGACAAGACCTGGAACGCCGGCGGCAACATCGGGGTGCGTGACAGTTGGGGCAACCTGCAGGGCGGGTATGTCCACCGCGCGGAGCGGATCGAGATTTACGAGAATCCCGCGGAGGATCCTGGCGCGACCCCCTGGCAGCAGGTGGACGAAGACCGGGCGCGCCTCACGGGCCAGCTCCCGGTTGGCGGCGCCCACCTGGACGTGGCGGCCTACTACGAGAAGAATGTCCGCCAGGAATTCGAGGAGGCCGGCGCCACGGAGCCGAGCTTGCAGCTCGCCGCAAGCACCTGGAGCGGCGACGTGAAGATGCATCACCCCGCCGTGGGGCCCTTTGCCGGTATCGTTGGACTCGCGGGACTCCAGAGTTCCGTGGACAAGTCCGGCGAGGAACCGCTTGTGCCCGACAGCCGCACGGGGGCCCTCGGCGCATTCATCTATGAGCAGGCGGAGTCCGGGCCGTGGAGCTTCAGCCTTGGCCTGCGCTACGACTACCGCCAGCTCTCGGTCGATGCCGACCCGGAGCTCGGTGTCGTTGCCCAGACTCGTGACTACAACTCCGTGGCGGGGAGCGCAGGCGCCCTCTACCGCCTGTCGAAGATCTCAGCGCTTGTCGCCAATGTTGGCCGGGGATACCGGAGTCCCACGGTATTCGAGCTCTTCTCGAACGGCGTGCATGAGGGCACCCAGCGCTACGAGGTGGGCGACAGCACGCTTGTCCCGGTGACATCGCTCAACATCGATCTGGCGTATCGGCTGCAGAGTTCACGGGTGCGAATGGAAGTGGGTGTCTTCGCGAATCAACTCCAGAACTTCATCTACCCGAATCCGACTGGCCAGATCGATTCAACCTCGGGGCTCCAGATCTACGATATCACGCAGGGCAACTCTACACTCTACGGTTTCGAGGCCGCCGTGCAGTGGCACGCCACCACCGTGCTGCATTTCTCGGGTACCTCGGACTACGTCCACGGTCAGAATACCTCAATCGACGCCCCGCTGCCGCAGATTCCCCCCTTTCGGGCAACCTATGGCTTCCGGCTCGAGGCGCCGGATCGAGGCCTCCTGGTGGCGCCCTACCTCGGCGCGATTGGAGAGACCATCGCCCAGCAGACGCGCTATCCGCCCGATGACTACTCACCGCCAGGATACACCATCTTTGGACTGGGGTTGGGCACTGGTTTCCAGTCGAGTCGCCAGGTCATCCAGCTGGACATCCAGGTCCGGAACCTGTTTGACACGGCGTATCGAAGCTACCTGAGTCGCTACAAGACTTATGCGGACAATCCGGGGCGCAACATGATTGTCCGCCTCAGCACGACGTTCTGA
- a CDS encoding metal ABC transporter substrate-binding protein, translated as MLAHTLLLAAALWGVPPAAQVKVVTSLTTYGAIAREIVGDRGTVASIAQGDEDPHFVQPKPSFVSLLRDADLFVTTGLDLELWVPTLLDRAGNRKIMEGGPGYVAAYTGITLLEVPTSLSRAGGDIHAEGNPHIHTDPINGIIIARNVLAGLQKVDPANAAYYREKELDFERRVLEATIGKDLVDVLTPTVAFNLLKTEQFDGFIAKTMLKGKPLSDQLGGWLKTGEVFKGKDMACYHKEWAYFSARYQVKCVTYIEAKPGIPPTPGHVEEVIALMKDNHIPVLFASNYFPKSQIDQVAAKTGATAVVVPENTLGAPGVTTYFDLMNTWVNGLAAGFRKKN; from the coding sequence ATGCTCGCACACACACTGCTGCTCGCCGCCGCCCTCTGGGGTGTGCCCCCCGCTGCCCAGGTCAAGGTCGTCACCAGCCTGACGACCTACGGGGCGATTGCCCGCGAAATTGTCGGCGACCGCGGCACCGTCGCGTCGATCGCCCAGGGCGACGAGGACCCACACTTCGTGCAGCCGAAGCCAAGCTTCGTCTCGTTGCTCCGCGACGCCGACCTCTTCGTCACCACCGGGCTCGACCTTGAACTCTGGGTGCCGACGCTCCTCGACCGGGCCGGCAACCGGAAGATCATGGAGGGCGGGCCGGGCTACGTGGCGGCCTACACCGGCATCACGCTCCTCGAGGTGCCCACATCGCTCAGCCGCGCGGGCGGCGACATCCACGCCGAGGGCAACCCGCACATTCACACCGACCCGATCAACGGGATCATCATCGCCCGGAATGTGCTGGCCGGCCTGCAAAAGGTCGATCCGGCGAACGCCGCCTACTACCGCGAGAAGGAACTCGACTTCGAGCGGCGGGTGCTCGAAGCCACCATCGGCAAGGACCTGGTCGACGTCCTGACGCCGACCGTCGCCTTCAACCTCCTCAAGACGGAACAGTTTGACGGGTTCATCGCGAAGACCATGCTGAAGGGCAAGCCGCTGTCCGACCAGCTCGGCGGCTGGCTCAAGACGGGTGAGGTGTTCAAGGGGAAGGACATGGCGTGCTACCACAAGGAGTGGGCCTACTTCAGCGCGCGATACCAGGTGAAGTGCGTGACCTACATCGAGGCCAAGCCGGGCATCCCGCCAACCCCGGGCCACGTGGAGGAGGTCATCGCCCTGATGAAGGACAACCATATCCCGGTGCTCTTTGCCTCCAACTACTTCCCGAAATCGCAGATCGACCAGGTGGCCGCCAAGACCGGCGCCACCGCCGTCGTCGTGCCCGAAAACACCCTCGGCGCTCCCGGCGTGACCACCTACTTCGACCTGATGAACACCTGGGTCAACGGCCTTGCGGCCGGCTTCCGAAAGAAGAACTGA
- a CDS encoding iron chelate uptake ABC transporter family permease subunit, translated as MLDLILPPLAACMVIVAIHSYLGLHIIAREVIFVDLSLAQMAALGSTVAILAGHESGTGMSYAYALGFTTLGAALFALTRTHEKGRVPQEAIIGIVYVVASAAAILVADRAPRGGEAIKDILVGSLLWVTWPAILKMAAAYAALGVFHFVLRKRFLTISFEPETALANGWSIRWWDFWFYLSFGVVITLSVPIAGVLLVFSFLVVPAAVAFQFSESQKVLAVLSWLTGILASATGLAVSFKYDLPTGPVIVCAFGVILTLAFVARRFLPKPA; from the coding sequence ATGCTCGATCTGATTCTGCCGCCGCTGGCGGCCTGCATGGTGATCGTGGCCATCCATTCCTACCTGGGCCTCCACATCATCGCCCGCGAAGTCATCTTCGTGGACCTCTCGCTCGCGCAGATGGCGGCGCTCGGGTCGACGGTGGCCATCCTGGCGGGGCACGAGTCGGGGACCGGCATGTCGTACGCCTACGCCCTCGGCTTCACCACGCTCGGCGCCGCACTCTTCGCGCTGACCCGCACCCACGAGAAGGGCCGCGTCCCCCAGGAAGCGATCATCGGTATCGTGTATGTGGTGGCCTCCGCTGCGGCGATCCTCGTCGCCGACCGCGCGCCGCGGGGCGGCGAGGCCATCAAGGACATCCTCGTCGGCAGCCTCCTCTGGGTCACCTGGCCCGCCATCCTCAAGATGGCCGCCGCCTACGCCGCCCTGGGCGTCTTTCACTTCGTCCTGCGGAAGCGGTTCCTGACCATCTCGTTCGAGCCCGAAACCGCCCTGGCGAATGGCTGGAGCATCCGGTGGTGGGATTTCTGGTTCTACCTCAGCTTCGGCGTCGTCATCACGCTGTCCGTGCCGATCGCCGGCGTGCTGCTCGTCTTCTCCTTCCTCGTGGTCCCGGCCGCGGTCGCCTTCCAGTTTTCGGAGTCGCAGAAGGTGCTTGCGGTCCTCTCATGGCTGACCGGGATCCTCGCGTCGGCAACCGGGCTGGCGGTGTCCTTCAAGTACGACCTGCCGACTGGACCGGTGATCGTATGCGCGTTCGGTGTCATTCTCACGCTGGCCTTTGTCGCTCGCAGGTTTCTTCCCAAACCCGCGTAG
- a CDS encoding GAF domain-containing protein: MEDHRDSFRSSSEGGEIEALDVRVPLLRLKGSSWDAVALETWLEALSGLLAPELPHDLMALWVYPPEGPAVLVGPSALAQDHLEVPSPAPHLGQDELYTMEQRIRSAGYASVVCMAVPHGDRDVGLLLLADLRSARYGLPEAVLLRNVADSLGPTLARVARQGRGAEAAPREDGSPPPPERRRSEPGRKLVELHELLAKLGLAESASRTPREFSEFVSQALQPMLPHDRLQILVPDASAQEHYRFDRHGPGTFWSDPALVVTREQFNPAAQFGDADEILVGDTQQQSGAPAWCPDAPGSGGDTAPARSVVGVRLLSQTRVAGYLLLGGNGPEFFRQDDLELLTQVAPLVAVRVDSFLLAWQVQVMRSHLSVLRNVPAHLGRIAEVLATTAHIGAATRLFAREASTVLPFDRMEFSLKLGDADEVVVVAPGDAHPLPDLPLISVAGTELGRVLRGELPHAYASARRQLESEFPAGQPTAALVVPLRVGGRIFGCLTLLAAGADAFTRADIALAQQLADLLAPHLELLRRASMSSPPVAPGWRRRP; this comes from the coding sequence ATGGAAGACCACCGCGACTCATTCCGCTCATCCTCTGAAGGGGGAGAGATCGAAGCCCTGGATGTCAGGGTTCCGCTCCTCCGCCTCAAGGGTAGTTCGTGGGATGCGGTCGCGCTCGAGACCTGGCTTGAGGCCCTCTCTGGACTGCTCGCTCCGGAGTTGCCGCACGACCTGATGGCGCTCTGGGTGTATCCCCCCGAGGGCCCCGCGGTACTGGTCGGTCCATCCGCCCTGGCACAGGACCATCTTGAGGTCCCTTCGCCGGCCCCCCATCTCGGGCAGGACGAACTCTACACCATGGAGCAGCGGATTCGGTCGGCGGGATATGCCTCTGTCGTCTGCATGGCCGTTCCGCATGGCGACCGCGACGTCGGGCTCCTGCTCCTCGCCGATCTCCGGTCTGCGCGCTACGGGCTGCCGGAGGCGGTCTTGCTCCGCAATGTTGCCGACTCGCTCGGCCCCACGCTGGCGCGGGTGGCACGGCAGGGCAGGGGAGCAGAAGCCGCGCCGCGGGAGGATGGCTCCCCTCCGCCCCCGGAACGACGGCGTTCGGAGCCGGGTCGCAAGCTCGTCGAGCTGCACGAGCTGCTCGCCAAGCTCGGGCTCGCGGAGTCGGCCTCCCGCACGCCGCGGGAGTTCTCGGAGTTTGTTTCCCAGGCCCTCCAGCCGATGCTCCCCCACGATCGCCTCCAGATCCTGGTGCCGGACGCCTCGGCGCAGGAACACTATCGATTCGACCGGCACGGCCCGGGCACCTTCTGGTCCGACCCGGCGCTCGTCGTCACCCGTGAGCAGTTCAACCCGGCGGCTCAATTCGGCGACGCCGATGAGATCCTCGTCGGTGACACCCAGCAGCAGTCCGGCGCCCCAGCGTGGTGCCCCGATGCCCCGGGCAGCGGCGGCGACACGGCGCCGGCGCGATCCGTGGTTGGCGTCCGGCTCCTCTCGCAGACGCGCGTCGCCGGCTACCTCCTCCTTGGCGGAAACGGGCCCGAGTTCTTCCGGCAGGACGACCTGGAGCTCCTGACACAAGTGGCGCCGCTGGTGGCGGTTCGGGTGGACAGCTTCCTGCTCGCCTGGCAGGTGCAGGTGATGCGCTCGCACCTGAGCGTGCTGCGCAATGTTCCCGCCCACCTGGGACGGATCGCCGAGGTGCTCGCCACGACGGCGCACATCGGCGCTGCGACGCGGCTGTTTGCGCGCGAGGCGTCGACGGTGCTGCCCTTTGACCGGATGGAGTTCTCCCTGAAGCTGGGCGATGCCGACGAAGTCGTCGTGGTCGCGCCAGGCGATGCGCATCCGTTACCCGACCTTCCCCTCATATCCGTGGCCGGCACCGAACTCGGCCGGGTGCTCCGCGGCGAACTGCCGCACGCCTACGCATCGGCGCGGCGTCAGCTCGAGTCAGAGTTCCCGGCAGGGCAGCCGACCGCGGCGCTGGTGGTCCCGCTTCGGGTCGGCGGACGGATCTTCGGCTGCCTCACGCTGCTGGCGGCCGGGGCGGATGCGTTCACCCGGGCGGATATCGCCCTGGCTCAGCAGCTCGCCGACCTGCTCGCGCCGCATCTCGAATTGCTGCGCCGTGCGTCGATGTCATCGCCGCCGGTGGCACCGGGATGGCGCCGCCGACCGTAG